The Streptomyces sp. NBC_00510 genomic interval GCGACCCGGTCGGCCATCTTCCGGCCCAGTTCGGACAGGTGGTAGCCGGCCAGGCGCCCGTAGAGCACGCCGGTGGGGTTCTCCACCTCGCCGTGCCGCATCAGGTGGACGACTGTGATCTCGCTCATGCGGTGGCCTCCGCTGCGGCGCGGGCGGCGGCCGGCAGGGCGGCCGCGATCCGCTCGATGGCCGCGCCGTCGTGCGCCGACGACACGAACCAGGACTCGAAGGCGGAGGGCGGCAGGTACACGCCCTGGGCGAGCATCGCGTGGAAGAAGGCCGTGAAGCGGAACGCCTCCTGCTTCCTGGCCTCGTCGTAGTTCGTCACCCGGTCCCCGGTGAAGAACACCGAGAACATGTTGCCCGCGGTCTGCAGGGTGTGCGCCACACCCTCCTTGGAGAGCGCGGCGGCGACCAGGCCCGACACCTCGGCGGCGACGGAGTCCACCGCCTCGTACACCGCGTCGTCCAGCAACCGCAGCTGGGCCAGGCCCGCGGCGGTGGCCACCGGGTTACCGGAGAGCGTGCCCGCCTGGTAGACCGGGCCCGCGGGCGCGAGGTGCGCCATCACGTCGGCACGGCCGCCGAAGGCCGCGGCGGGGAAGCCGCCGCCCATCACCTTGCCGAAGGTCATCAGGTCGGGGCGGACGCCGTCGATGCCGTACCAGCCGGCCCTCGACACACGGAAGCCGGTCATGACCTCGTCGGAGACGTACAGCGCGCCGTTCTCCCGGCAGAGGTCCGCCAGGCCCTGGTTGAAGCCCTCGGCCGGCGGCACGACGCCCATGTTGCCGGGCGACGCCTCGGTGATCACGCAGGCGATCTCACCGGGGTGGGCGGCGAACGCGGCCCGTACGGCCCCCAGGTCGTTGTAGGGGAGCACGATCGTGTCCCCGGCCTGCGCGCCCGTCACCCCGGGGGTGTCGGGCAACCCGAAAGTGGCAACCCCGGAACCCGCGGCGGCCAGCAGGGCGTCCACATGACCGTGGTAACACCCCGCGAACTTGATCACCTTGGCCCGGCCCGTGAACCCGCGTGCCAGCCGGATCGCCGACATCGTGGCCTCGGTGCCGGAGGAGACCAGCCGCACCTGCTCCACCGGCGCGACGCGCGCCACGATCTCCTCGGCCAGTTCCACCTCGCCCTCACCGGGCGTGCCGAAGGACGTACCCCGCGCAACCGCCGCCTGCACGGCGGCGATCACCTCGGGGTGGGCGTGGCCGAGGATCATCGGCCCCCACGAGCAGACGAGGTCGACGTATTCGCGACCATCCGCGTCCTTCAGGTAAGGACCCGTTCCGGACACCATGAACCGGGGCGTACCGCCCACGGCACGAAAGGCGCGTACCGGGCTGTTCACCCCACCGGGGGTCACGGTGGCTGCTCGATCGAACAAGGTCTGAGAAACTGGCGCTTCGTAGGCGTACGGATAGCTCACAAGCACATGCTCTCAAATGCCGGGCGTTGCGCGACGAGGTATCGACCGTGCATCTGAGACGATGATCGGGTTGCGCGGTTGGGTCTGCGGATGGTCGGGTAGTGGAATGCAGCGCGGTGGCGAACGCGGCGACGTGGGCGGCGGGGCGGACGACCCCGACGCGGAGCACGCCCGCCCCACCGGTCGGCGCCGCCGGCCGCCGAAAGAGCGCGACAGGGCCGTTGAGAAAAGCGGGAGCAGGGGTGGCCGAGTGGGGGTGACCTACAAGTACTTCGGCGCACCCGATGGTGCGACCGCCGCGCGGGTCCCCATCTCGATGCGACCCGAGGAACTCGGCGGCGACGAGCTGGGCCAGGGCATGTACACCAAGGTCAAGCCGGAGACCATGGCCGCCATGGTGCTGACCGGCATCGAGGGCATACCCCCGGCCAAGGTCCCGCCGCTGGAACTCGTCGTGCTCCACCCCGACTACGCCGTCGTCAAGCTGCCCCACTCCGTCGTCGAGCCGTTGCGCAAGGCCGACGAGGAGGCCCTGGGCGCCGCCGCCTTCATCTGGTCCACCGTCCCCGACCGCCGCGGGCCGCGGGACGCGTTCGTGATCTACACGATGCTGCACGAGTGGCAGGACTTCGCCCAGCGCTGTCACGAGAGCGGGCACCAGCTGTACTGCCTGGTGTGGCCGTGACGGGCGCCGGGCGGGTGCGGGTTCACTGACGGTTACAGCACCACCACGACGACGCCGTTGTCGTAGCCGTAACCTCCGTAGCCGTAGCCTCCGTAGCCTCCGTAGCCTCCATAACCGCCGTAGCCGTAGCCGTAGCCACAGTCGTCGTCGAAGTGATGGTCGTAACGCCATCCGTAACCCCAGTCGCCGTAGCCCCGGCAGCCGTCCCCGTGGGTGACGACGGACTGGTGCGAGGCGGGGGCAGCCTGTTGCGGCGCGGCGCCGGCCGCGCCGGCTCCGACGAGGGCGAGGATCGGTGCCGCGAGTGCCGCTGCGGCGACCCGGCGGATGGTCGTGCTCGTGACGCGCATGGTCGTTCCCTTCGAGATGCGGAACGTCGGCGCCGGCCGTGGGGGACCGGGCGCGGGTCGCACCGGCCGGTGCGCATGGCACGGGTGCGACGGGGGGTGCGTCCGGGCCTCGGGTGCGGACGCACCATCACAGACGTGAAATGTCGGACGGGATGCGGCTCATAGGAGTCATCCTCTGACATGAACCTTAAGTTCCATTACTCCCCGCAGTCAATACATAGGGTGAAATCCCCTAATTTCGGACTCGATTCATGCGGTGGGAACTTCCCCGGTCACGAAGGGTGACGAAATCGGTGACGGCCCGTCGTCCGCCGGTCACACGAGGCGCCCGTACAAGCGGGGTTGATCGGGGCGGATCGGGCATCAACCCGGTACGCGGGGCGGTTCGCCGCCCTCCCCTGTGCCCTTCGCGCGGACGGAGACGAGCATGAGCGAGATCCACGAGATGCGGCTGGCGGAGACGAGGAGCTCCGGCGCCGAGGAGTGGTACTGCCCGGTCTGCCGGCGGCGGATCCTGCTGCGGTGGCCGCCCCACTACGAACTCCTGGTCCTCGAACGCGGTGACGAGAGCGTCGCGCACGCGGGCGGCAAGGGTGGGGTGTCGCTCACCGGCGCCGAACTCACCGGTCCCCCGCAGCCGTTGGCCGGGCCGCCCGGTCCTCCGGGCCCGGAGGACCGGCGCTGGCTGCGGGAGATCGGTGTCGAGTGGGACGAGGACACGGACTCGGCCGCGTGACGCGGTGGCACGTCACACGGTGAGCACGATCCCGTCCACCGTTGCCGCCAGCGCGCTGGGACGGTGCCCGCCGGGTTCGCGCAGGCTCACCGCGATCCCCAGGCGGTGGGTGCCCGGCGGCAGGCCGGGCAGCGACAGCCGTACGACCGGATCGCCGGCCCGCAGCACGCCCCGGTCGTCCGCCAGCACGCGACGGCCCGCGCCGCCCGGGCTCACGGTGACGGCCGCGTAGTACGCGAAGCACGCCCCGGAACCGGTGGCCGGGGGCAGGGCCAGCGTGACGTCCAGCGTGAACGGCACGCCCGGCCGTACGGCGCCGCCCGCGACCGCCGGCAGCGGCTCGGCCAGCAGCGTGACCGGCGGGGCGACGCCGGCACGGGGATCGCCGTCGTTCCCGCCCCCGGTCCCGGCCCCGGTCGCCCGTCCGGGTCCGGGGACGGGATCGGGAGCGGGAACGGACCCGGGAACGGAGCCGGGACCAGGACCGGGATCGGCCGGGCGGCCCAGGACGCAGGCGAGCAGCGCTCCGGCGTCCCACTCCGGCCAGTGCCGGGTCTCCCCGGTGCGCACCCTGCGGATCTCCGTCGCCCGGATCCGCCCCCGGTCCAGCCGGACCCGCAGCACGAAGCTCTCGTACCCGGTGTCCGCCGACTCCGCCTCCGGAGCCGGCCCCGGCGGCGGTACCGCCGAGGCCAGCTCCGCGGCGTCCTTGCGCCACTGCTCGACCCGGATCGCGGAGACCACACGCAGGTCACGCACCGCGGCGATGACCTCGTCCGTGGACGCGGCGGACAGCTCGGCGTACGTACGGATCCCGGCGGCGGCCAGCAGGCGCGCGGTGGTCGCGCCGACGCCGTCGATCCGGGTCAGCTCGTCCTCGTTCACGGCCCCTCGACGACCTCGATCACCGGCAGCGTGGCGAAGGCGCCCATGGTGGTGGCCCCCGGGAACTGGATCACCGCCGAGACCTGGTAGAGCCCGGGCTGCAGCGTGTTCGCCGGGACGGTGACGGCCGTGTCGGCACCGCTGTACAGGGTCGTCGCGGGCGCCGGGAGCGTGACGAGCCTGCCGTCGACAGGGCACGTGAAGTCGTCGGTGCCGGAGAGCGCGGCGAAGGCGTAGGTCACCCTGAAGGGCGTGTCGTGCAGCAACGGCAGCGTGAGGCCACCGACCTCGAAGGTCACACTGACCGTGATCGGCAGGGACGCGGTGAGGACCAGGCCGGACGGGATCGCGTCGTTGTCCGTCACCTGGATGTCGCGCGCGTCGAAGCCGAAGGCGGGGTTGTTCAGGTCGGGCTGTGCGGGCATGTTCTCTCCCCTGCGAGGTGGGCGCCGGCGCGGCGGCGGGTCGCCGCCGGGCTCGGCGTCCGTTCTTCCGCACCGCGCTTAACCGGCCGCCGTGCCGTCGCTTAACCCGGCGGCCGCGACGCGATAAGCGCGGGCGCACCGCTCACACCGGCAGGTCGTCGCGCAGCCGTTGGTGCAGCTCGACGGTCTCGCGCTGCGGCGGCACGCCGAGTTCCTCGCGCAGCGTCCGCACGCAGACCCGGAACTGGAGGATGGCCAGGTGCGGTTGGCCGATCCGGCTCAGGCAGCGCATGAGCCGTCGGTGCGCGGTCTCCCGGCACGGGTCCAACGCGACCAGGCGGCGGCAGAGTTCGGCGCACGGGGCGTAGCGGCCCGCGGTGAAGTGCAGTTCGCTCAGCCGGGCGAGGGCGTCGAGGTGGGCCAGCCGCAGCCGCTCCCGGTGCAGGACGGTCCACTCCTCGTACGGCGACTCGGCGAGGAACTCGCCCCGGTAGAGGGCGAGCGCCCGCTCGTACTCCTCGGCCGCGCCGGTGCGGTCGCCCCGGTCCTCCGCCTCCCGGGCGGTGCGCAGCAGCAGGTCGAACTCGTCGCAGTCCAGCCAGAGGCCGAGCCCGGGACCGAGCCGGTAGGCACCGCAGCGGAAGACGACCACGGGTTCACCGGTCGCGGTGCCCAGCGTCTGGCGCAGTTGGTGCATCGCGACGCCGAGGCTGTTGCGCGCCGCCCCGGGGGCCGAGTCCGGCCAGAAGGCGTCCATCAGCGTCTCCCGGTGCGGCCAGGGGTCGCGGTGGGTGAGCAGGAAGGCGAGCAGGGAACGGGTGCGGTGGCCGTGCCAGCCCTCGGCCGGAACACCGTCGACGCTGACGCTGAGCGAGCCGAGCAGGCCCACCGCCAGCAGTGGCGCGGCGGGGCGGTCCGGTGGCGGCGCGGGCTGTTCCGGTGCGCGCGGGCCGCGGCGGAAGCGGGCCCACAGCCCGGCGCCGCCGGCGTCGGCCCCGGACGGGACCGGGCCGGAGGGAACGGAAGGGACGGCGGGAGCGGCGGCGCCGGAAGGGCCGGCCTGCCGGAACCAGCCGTCCGCGGCCTCCCGGTCGCCGGCGAGCGCGCCAGCCGCCCCTGCTGCCAGTGCGCGGCGCGCAACAGCGCCGGCAGCCCCGCCGAGGCCGCCAGCATCGCGGCGGTACGTGCGTGGACCGCGGCGGTCGCGAGGTCCCCCACGTCCGCGGCGGCGTCGCTCGCGCCGAGCAGTTCCCCGCACAGCCGCTCGGGCGGCACTCCGGGCAGTGGCGGCTGCGGTGCGGGCGGCTGACCGTGGCTCGGCATGACGCTTCCCCCTGAGGCTCCTGCCTGGCGCCCCTCACTCAAGGACGCCGGTCCCGGCCTGTCAATCGGTGCCCCGGACACCGGCGGGCCCGGCGGGGCCCACAGTGACGCCGGCGACGGCCGGTGGCCGCCGGGACGCCGCCGCGCCGGTCGGCGCACGCGCTCCCGCCCGGGCCGGTCGTACGACCGGCCGAGCCCCGGGCCCGCCGTCTGCGGTACGTCCGCCCGCGCGGGGCTGCGATCGCCGCACACACGGAGCCCGGACATACTGGACTACCGGCACCAAGAAGGGCATGACCGACCCGGAGGCACCACGATGCCCGTGTACGAGATGCGCGCCGAGTACGACACCGAGGACGGCGGCCCGGCCGACGGCAGCCCGCTGAGGGCGTGGCACATGGTGGAGGACGGCGCCGCGACGGGGCTCTGCGGTCGGGAGCTCTCCCCCGCCGCGGCCGTGCAGGCGGAGGACGTGTGGGGGACGCCGGCGGCGCAGCCCTTCTGCCACAGTTGCGGCGCGCTGTATCTGCGTCATACCGCTTGAGGCGGCGGAGCATAGCCGCTCGAACGCTTGTCCCGCATGCGGAACCCCGAAATTCCGGAGCGGGTGGAATCATGTGCGGATGCTGCTCACCGAGATCGACGCCGTCAATTGGAATGCCATTCCCACGCCGCGGCCGCGCCCTCGGACCGCCGACGCCCGGGACGGGGCGCGGGCCGAGCGGCCCGACCCCGCGGCCGGGCTGAGGGCACTGGCCGCGGCCCACGACCTCGATGCGGTCGCCTCCGCCGTGGCGGCCCTGACCAGCAGTTCCCTGCTGCGCGGACGCACCGGCGAGGTGCTCCCCGGTGCCGTGGTCGCGGCCCCCTTTCTGCTGGACATCGCCGAGCAGGGCCATCCGCACGCACGGGAGTCGGCGGTCGTCCTCCTCGACGGCGCGATGCGGTCCGCGCCGCTCGCCGATTTCAGCCGCTTCCGCACGACGGCCGGACATGACGCCCCGTTGTGCTGCGCGATAGCCGAACTCGTCCGCGCCCGCCGGGATTCCCTGGCTGAATGCGGGAGGTCCGGGAAATACCTCCTCAAAGCGAGCGACGCCCATTGGCGCTTCGACATCCGTGAGGCCTCGACCGCGTCCGGCGACGTCGTCGCCCTCGGCACCCTGCAGGGCGGGCTGCCCGCGCCGTCCTCCGGCGGCGAACTCCACCACGACGGCTCGGTGACCGCGGTCGGCGCCGTGGGCGTCGAGTGCCCTCCCGTGGACGCCACCGCCGAAGCGTGCCTGCGCCTGTCCGGCCTGGCGGCGGACGCCGCGGACGGCGGCGAACTGGCCGGCGCCGTGCTCTACCCGGCGGCGTGCGGCGGCCATGGGCGCTGAGCCCGCCGCCGGCTGGGAGCCGGGCGCCCCGGGGGTGCTGCGGCTGCCGTCGGGGCGGCTGGTGCGTGGACGGGGGCTGCGGCACCCGCTGCCGGCCGGTCCCGTCCCCGTGTTCGGGCTGTACCTGCTGGGCCACGAACCCCCGGCGGTGGCCTGGGAGAGCCGCTGGGTGCGCTGGCCGGACTTCCGGCTGCCCGCGGACCGTGCGGACGCCGCTCAGGCGCTGCGCGCGGCATGGCGGCGTGCTGCGGACGAGCGGGTGGAGGTCGCCTGCGGCGGCGGACTCGGCCGTACGGGGACGGCCCTGGCGTGCCTAGCGGTGCTGGACGGGGTGCCGTCCGGTGAGGCCGTCGCCTACGTCCGGGAGCACTACACCCGGCGCGCGGTGGAGACGCCCTGGCAGCGCCGCTACGTGTCGCGCTTCGCCTGAAGGTGCGGGGCGTACGCCCTGACCGCCTCCTTGAGCTGCCGCAGCGAGGGGTTGACCAGGGGCCGGCCCGCCACGGTGACGGTCGGCACGGTCTCGTTCCCGTCCGCGACGGAGCGCACGAAGGCGGCGTCGTCCGGATCGCGCCAGATGTCGACCTTGGTGTGGCGCAGCCGCGTGAACAGCAGTTGCGCCCGCAGCTTCATGCAGAACGGGCAGCCCGGCCGCCAGTAGACGACGATCCCGCCCCCGTCCGTGTGCGCGTCGCTCATGCTCCCCCGATCGGCAGGCGTGGCAGCCGCGTCCCGTGCAGCCACGGGTGGAAGACCAGCGCCTCCAGCGGCCGGTCGGTGTGCTCCTGGGCCAGGGCGGTGAACTGCCCGGTGGTCACGGTGCCATGGCGGTGCGCGGCGGTCCAGGCCCGCAGCAGCCGGAAGAACGCCGGGTCGCCCATGACCGTGCGCAGCGCGTGCAGGGTGAGGGCGCCGCGCTTGTACACCCGGTCGTCGAACATGTTCCGGGCACCGGGGTCGGCCAGCCGCAGGTCCTGGGGCTGGGCGGCGAGCCTGGCGTGGGCGCGGGCCGCGTTGCGGGCGGCGGTCGCCTCGCCGCAGGACTCGGCCCACAGCCATTCGGCGTACGCGGCGAAGCCCTCGTTGAGCCAGATGTGCCGCCAGTCGGCGAGGGCGAGGCTGTTGCCGAACCACTGGTGGGCGAGTTCGTGGGCGACGAGGCGTTCGGAGCCGCGGCGGCCGTCCAGGTGGTTGCTGCCGAAGACGGACAGCCCGTGCGCCTCGACCGGGACCTCCAGCTCCTCGTCGGTCACGACGACCGCGTACTCGCCGAAGGGGTAGGGCCCGAAGAGCTCGCTGAACACCTCCATCATCCGCGGCTGGCGCCCGAAGTCGTGGTCGAAGTCCGCGGTCAGGCGCGGCGGGACGGCGGCCGGCTGGGGTACGGCGCCGCCGAGGTGGTCGATGAGCTCGTACTGGCCGATCTGCACGGTCGCCAGGTACGGCGGCATCGGCCGCGGCTGGTCGTACACCCAGGTCGTCGTGGAGGCGCCCACCCGGTACGACTCCAGGCTGCCGTTGGCGACGACCGTGTACGGCGAGGGCGCGGTCACCGTGATCCGGTAGCCCGCCCGGTCGCCGAGGTGGTCGTTGCAGGGGAACCAGGAGGGCGCGCCGATCGGCTGGCTGGCGACGAGCGCGCCGTCCTCCAGCTGCTCCCAGCCCAGCTCCCCCCAGTCGCGGGAGCGGACGGGCCTCGGGTTGCCGACGTAGCGGACCTCGACCGCGAACGGGCCCTCGGGCAGCGCCTTCGCGGGCTTGACGCGGAGCTTCCCCGCGCGGTGGGTGTAGCGGGCGGGGCGCCCGTCGACGAGGACCCGGTCGAGACGGAAGGCTCCGAGGTCCAGGCTGAACGCGGAAAGGGCCCGGTCCGCCAGCGCGGAGATCCGGGCCCGGCCCGAGAGGCGGTTGGCCGCCGGGCGGTACTCCAGTTCCAGGTCGTAGTGGGTGACCCGGTAGCCGCCGTTGCCGTGCTCGGGGAAGTAGGTGTCCGCGGACACCTCCGCCCCGGGCGTGGCGGGGACGGCGGCCCCGCCACGCACGCGCTTGCCGTTGCTCACCCTGTGCGGGCCCCCTCTGTGTGCCAGGCGGAGATCGGGTTGCCGAGCCAGCGGGTGCCCTCGGGCACGCTCTCGCCCCGCATGACGAGCGAGGCGGGACCGATCGCGCTCCGGGCCCCGACCGTCGCCCCGGGCAGCACGATGCCGTGCGGGCCGAGGCTCGCGCCCTCCCCGAGTACGACCTCGTCCATCCGCAGGATCCGATCGTGGAACAAGTGTGTCTGTACCACGCAGCCGCGGCCGACGGTCGCGCCGTCCCCGACCCGGACCAGGTCCGCCTCCGGCAGCCAGTACGTCTCGCACCATACGCCGCGTCCGATCCGCGCCCCCAGGCACCTCAGCCACAGGTTCATCAGCGGGGTGCCGCCGACCGCGCCGACGAGCCACGGCACGGCCAGCACCTCGACGAAGGTGTCGGCCAGTTCGTTGCGCCACACGAACGAGCTCCACAGCGGCCGTTCGCCCGTCCGCACCCGCCCGACCAGCAGCCACTTCATCACCACGGCCACCGCGCAGGCGACCGCACCGGCGCCCGCGAGCAGCGCCCCGCCGGCGGCGAGCGCCACGGGCGCCCCGTACCGGTCCGCCACCGCCGCGTACCCGGCGAGCACCAGCACCACCAGCGCGACCGCGCACATCACGGGGACGACCCGGCACAGCTCGACGGCCGCGCGGGCCAGCACGAGCCGCCGGGGCGGCGCGAAGGTGCGGCTGCGGTCGCCCGTCTCGGGGACGCGCGGCAGCCGCATCGGCGGCATGCCCAGGTAGGAACTGCCCGCCTTGGCCCCCTTGGGCGTCGCCGAGAGCACACCGACCAGGCCGTTCTTCGGCACCGAGCGGCCGGGGGCGGTCATGCCGGAGTTGCCGAGGAAGGCCTTCTTGCCGATCCGGGCCTCCGCGATGCGCATCAGGCCGCCGCCGAGCTCGTAGCTGCCCACCATGGTGTCGTCGGCGAGGAAGGCCCCGTCGCCGACGGTGGTCATCGTCGGCAGCGCCAGCACGGTGGACGCCTCGACGTGGCGGCCGACCTTCATGCCGAGCGCCCTCAGCCACACCGGCGTCAGCAGGCTGGCGTAGAGCGGGAACAGGTGCGCGCGGGCCCGGTCCATGAGCCGGGCCGTCGTCCAGGCCTGCCAGGCGACACGGCCGTGCACGGGGTGGTGGCCCTCGCGCAGCCCGACGCCCAGCAGCCGCACCCCGGCCAGCACCAGCAGCGCGTACGTCAGCAGCCAGGCGAGCGTGGCCAGGGGCACGGCCGCGAGCGCGGCGGGCAGCGGCGCGGCGCCGGCGCCGTGCAGGAACCGGGCCAGCACCAGCAGGGCGGGCAGCGCCGACACCGCGGGCATCAGGTCCAGGGCGAAGGCGGTCGCCTCGTACGCCGCCGACCAGCGCAGCCGTCGCGGCGGGCGGGAGTCGGGGCTGCGGTGCGGGGCCTTGCCGGTGCGGACGGCGGGCACGCCGCCCCACCGCTGCCCGGCCCGGACGGCGCCCACGACCGCGGAACCGGGGGCGATCTCGGCGCGCTTGCCGATCCGGGCGCCGGGCAGCAGGGTGCTGCGGGAGCCGACCGTGGCGCCCGCCCCGACGCGGATCTTGCCGATGTGCAGCAGGTCGCGGTCGAGCCAGTGCCCGGACAGGTCGACCTCGGGCTCCACGGCGCTGCCCTTGCCGAGCTTGAGCATGCCGGTGACCGGCGGCGGGGAGTGCAGGTCGGCGCCGTCGCCGACCTTGGCGCCCAGCGCGCGGGCGTAGTGGCTCAGCCAGGCACCGGTGAGGTTGCCGGCGCCGCTGACCTGCGCGAGGCGTTCGGCGGCCCACAGGCGCAGGTGCACCGCCCCGCCGCGCGGATAGGTGCCCGGGCGCACCCCGCGCAGCAGCAGCCGGGCGCCGCCCGCGGAGACGGCGACCCGTCCGGCGGGGCTGATGAGCAGCGCCCAGCCGGCCAGCACCCACCACCAGGAGACGGCCGGGACCCACGGGAACGGGCCGAGGAGGCGCAGCGCGTTGCCGATGGCGGCCGCCACGACGCCCCAGCGCAGTCCGGCCAGGACGAACAGCGGGAGCATCAGCGCCAGCTGGACCGCGGCGGCGCGCCGGGGCACCGGCCGTACGGGGCGCGCGGCGGCACGGCGGGCGTCGGCCTCGTCCAGGCGGGCGGCGAGCGCCCCGAGGATGGGGTGCTGGTAGACGTCGCCGACCGCGGCCGCGGGGTAGCGGGTGCGCAGCTGCGAGACGAGGCGGGCGGCGGTCAGGCTGCCGCCGCCGAGCGCGAAGAAGTCGGCGTCGGGCCCGGTCACCGGCGCGCCGAGGAGCTCGCCCCACAGGCCGGCGAGCAGGCCCTCGGTGCCGCCCAGTTCCACGGCGGGCGCGTCGAGCCCGGGCAGCGGCCAGGGCAGCGCGTCCCGGTCGACCTTGCCCGAGGTCCGGGTGGGCAGGGTGTCCACGACGGCGACCAGCGGGACGAGGGCGGCCGGCAGCGCCTCGCGGAGCCGGGCGAGCGCGTCGGCCTGGTCGAAGTCCCCGGTCACCGCGACGTAGCCGACCAGGATCTGGTTGCCGCCCTTGGTGGTGCGCACGGCGGCGGCCGCCCCGGCGACGGCGGGCAGCGCCTGCAGCGCGGCGTCGATCTCGCCCAGTTCGATGCGGCGGCCGCCCAGCTTGACCTGCTCGTCGGCGCGGCCGACGAAGACCAGGCCCTCCGCGTCCGCGCGGACCAGGTCGCCGCTGCGGTAGGCGCGGTCCCAGCCGAGGGCGGGCAGCGGCGCGTACTTCTCGGCGTCCTTGGCGGGGTCCAGGTAGCGGGCGAGGCCGACCCCGCCGATGACCAGCTCGCCGGTCGCGCCCATGGCCAGCGGTTCGCCGTGGGCGTCCACGACGGCCAGCTCCCAGCCGTCCAGGGGCAGTCCGATGCGGACCGGGCCCTCGCCGGTGAGCTGGGCGGCGCAGGCGACGACGGTGGCCTCGGTCGGGCCGTAGGTGTTCCACACCTCGCGCCCCTCGACGGCCATCCGTTCGGCCAGTTCCGGCGGGCAGGCCTCGCCTCCGAAGATCAGCAGGCGGACGTCGTCCAGCGCCTCGACGGGCCACAGCGCGGCCAGGGTGGGCACGGTGGAGACGACCGTGATCCCCTGCTCGACGAGCCAGGGGCCGAGATCCAGCCCGGTGCGGACGAGGGAGCGCGGCGCGGGCACCAGGCAGGCGCCGTGCCGCCACGCCAGCCACATCTCCTCGCAGGAGGCGTCGAAGGCCACCGAGAGCCCGGCCAGCACCCGGTCGCCGGGTCCCAGCGGCTCCTCGGCGAGGAAGAGCCGGGCCTCGGCGTCCACGAACGCGGCGGCCGAACGGTGGGTGACGGCGACGCCCTTGGGCTTGCCGGTGGAACCGGATGTGAAGATGATCCACGCGTCGTCGTCCGGCCCGGGACGGCGGCCGACGGTGCCGCGCGGCTCGGCGCACGGGGTGATCGTGAGGTGCTCGCCGATGACGGCGCACACCTCCGCCTCGGAGAAGACCAGCCGGGCGCGTTCCTCGGGGTCCTCGGCGTCGACCGGCACGTAGGCGGCGCCCGCGGAGAGCACGGCGAGGACCGCCACGTACAGGTCGGCGGTGCCCGAGGGCACCCGTACGCCCACCCGGTCGCCGGCGCCGATGCCGGCCTCCGCCAGGCGGCGGCGCAGGCGCTCGGTCGCGGCGGCCAGGGCCCGGTAGCTCAGCGTCGTGGTGCCGTCGTCGACGGCGGGCGCGGTGGGGTGCGCCCGGGCGGTGGCGGCCAGGACCCCGAGCAGGGTGCGCACGGGGGCGGCGTCGCCGGCCCGGAAGAGCGCCCGCGCGGGACACAGGACGCCGGAGGTGCCGGCGACACCGGCGGGCGCGGGGTCCTCGAGGAGCGGGAAGGGCGATTCGACGAGGGTCATACGGTGCTCCCCGGCTCGGACGAGCCGGGGGTCGGTGGCGCCGCCGCGGACGCGCCGGGCACCTTGTTCCGGTCGCTCACGGCCAGAGACAGACGCATGTCAAACCCTCCAAAAACTCAGGACCACTGCGGTGCCGGTGCCCCTCGACCGGCCGGCCGGGGACCACGGTGTCCCGGCGCGCGGGGTCGTCCCCGCGACTGGCGCACGCCCGGCATCCCCGTACCGCGGCCGTCCGGACCGGATTGGCGACGGGTTCGTTCACCCGGCGTCACAAATGGCGAACAGGGAGTTTACCGGTGCTTAATCCCCGCAGCCCGCCGAAAGGGGGGCACGTGGCCGCTCTCACAGTCGTGCCGGGCCCGGCGGGGCGTCGCCGCCACCTCCTTCCCACGGCCGATCCGACGGTCCCCACTCCGTTCGCCGGCCCTGGCCCGACGGTCGGGCCGGGGCGCGTACGCCGCCCGTGGCGTCCTCGGCCGACGCTGTCCGGCCGGCGAGAAGCGGGGTCACCGCGTGTGACGCACACCACAGACCTGACGGACCCCAGCTTGGCACGGGCCGCCGCTCCCTGCTGGTGGG includes:
- a CDS encoding amino acid adenylation domain-containing protein; protein product: MTLVESPFPLLEDPAPAGVAGTSGVLCPARALFRAGDAAPVRTLLGVLAATARAHPTAPAVDDGTTTLSYRALAAATERLRRRLAEAGIGAGDRVGVRVPSGTADLYVAVLAVLSAGAAYVPVDAEDPEERARLVFSEAEVCAVIGEHLTITPCAEPRGTVGRRPGPDDDAWIIFTSGSTGKPKGVAVTHRSAAAFVDAEARLFLAEEPLGPGDRVLAGLSVAFDASCEEMWLAWRHGACLVPAPRSLVRTGLDLGPWLVEQGITVVSTVPTLAALWPVEALDDVRLLIFGGEACPPELAERMAVEGREVWNTYGPTEATVVACAAQLTGEGPVRIGLPLDGWELAVVDAHGEPLAMGATGELVIGGVGLARYLDPAKDAEKYAPLPALGWDRAYRSGDLVRADAEGLVFVGRADEQVKLGGRRIELGEIDAALQALPAVAGAAAAVRTTKGGNQILVGYVAVTGDFDQADALARLREALPAALVPLVAVVDTLPTRTSGKVDRDALPWPLPGLDAPAVELGGTEGLLAGLWGELLGAPVTGPDADFFALGGGSLTAARLVSQLRTRYPAAAVGDVYQHPILGALAARLDEADARRAAARPVRPVPRRAAAVQLALMLPLFVLAGLRWGVVAAAIGNALRLLGPFPWVPAVSWWWVLAGWALLISPAGRVAVSAGGARLLLRGVRPGTYPRGGAVHLRLWAAERLAQVSGAGNLTGAWLSHYARALGAKVGDGADLHSPPPVTGMLKLGKGSAVEPEVDLSGHWLDRDLLHIGKIRVGAGATVGSRSTLLPGARIGKRAEIAPGSAVVGAVRAGQRWGGVPAVRTGKAPHRSPDSRPPRRLRWSAAYEATAFALDLMPAVSALPALLVLARFLHGAGAAPLPAALAAVPLATLAWLLTYALLVLAGVRLLGVGLREGHHPVHGRVAWQAWTTARLMDRARAHLFPLYASLLTPVWLRALGMKVGRHVEASTVLALPTMTTVGDGAFLADDTMVGSYELGGGLMRIAEARIGKKAFLGNSGMTAPGRSVPKNGLVGVLSATPKGAKAGSSYLGMPPMRLPRVPETGDRSRTFAPPRRLVLARAAVELCRVVPVMCAVALVVLVLAGYAAVADRYGAPVALAAGGALLAGAGAVACAVAVVMKWLLVGRVRTGERPLWSSFVWRNELADTFVEVLAVPWLVGAVGGTPLMNLWLRCLGARIGRGVWCETYWLPEADLVRVGDGATVGRGCVVQTHLFHDRILRMDEVVLGEGASLGPHGIVLPGATVGARSAIGPASLVMRGESVPEGTRWLGNPISAWHTEGARTG